The Gemmatimonadaceae bacterium genome has a segment encoding these proteins:
- a CDS encoding DUF1501 domain-containing protein: MSDELHDESCGCQEYNELSRRSFLGAAATFTAASMFPAWLPKIVMAKNHASNRDIIVSIFQRGGADGLSIVYPFLDDAYYTSRPTIGFARPGNGFAFALDNQFAIAPAMVGGDGTGGLMPAFAAKDLLIAHGVGIQTNNTRSHFDAQRFMEVGKPADPTIITGWLGRHLASIPPLKPDALLRGIGVANGLQKTLVAPTGGTLFPTHTLPIADPTNFTIGGTSTTAAARTTILEGDYQVADEPLKSAALDAINTVSLLKSVNFTGYKPANNVTYPTSAFGRALRSVAVLIKNDVGIEAAQIDIGGWDTHASQGAVGGGMKTLMQDFSNSLAAFYADVIAPGGFNVTVIAMSEFGRNVRENASQGTDHGRGTVMFAMGNNIAGGRVLTQNWKSLDHANLEAGQDLVVGTDYRDILSEIVQNRLGNPNLDFIFPTWQANMLGVTR, encoded by the coding sequence ATGTCAGACGAACTGCACGACGAGAGCTGCGGCTGTCAGGAATACAACGAGTTGTCGCGCCGCAGCTTTCTGGGCGCGGCGGCGACATTTACCGCGGCGTCGATGTTCCCGGCGTGGCTGCCGAAGATCGTGATGGCGAAGAACCATGCGTCCAATCGCGATATCATCGTCTCGATCTTCCAGCGCGGCGGCGCCGACGGTCTGAGCATCGTCTATCCGTTCCTGGACGACGCCTACTATACCTCGCGGCCGACGATCGGCTTCGCGCGTCCGGGCAATGGCTTCGCGTTCGCGCTCGACAACCAATTCGCGATCGCGCCGGCGATGGTGGGCGGCGACGGCACCGGCGGCCTGATGCCGGCGTTCGCCGCGAAGGATCTGTTGATCGCGCACGGCGTGGGCATTCAGACGAACAACACGCGCTCGCACTTCGACGCGCAGCGGTTCATGGAAGTCGGCAAGCCGGCCGATCCAACGATCATCACCGGCTGGCTGGGCCGCCATCTGGCGAGCATTCCGCCGCTCAAACCCGACGCGCTGCTTCGCGGCATTGGAGTCGCGAACGGGTTGCAGAAGACACTCGTGGCGCCCACCGGCGGCACGCTGTTTCCGACGCACACGCTGCCGATCGCCGATCCGACGAACTTCACGATCGGTGGAACGTCGACCACGGCCGCCGCGCGCACGACGATTCTCGAAGGCGATTATCAGGTCGCCGACGAGCCGCTCAAGTCCGCGGCGTTGGACGCGATCAACACCGTGAGCCTGCTCAAGTCGGTGAACTTCACGGGCTACAAGCCGGCGAACAACGTCACGTATCCGACGAGCGCGTTCGGCCGCGCGCTGCGCTCGGTGGCGGTGTTGATCAAGAACGACGTCGGCATCGAGGCGGCGCAGATCGACATCGGCGGGTGGGATACGCATGCGTCGCAGGGCGCCGTCGGCGGCGGTATGAAAACGCTCATGCAAGATTTCTCAAACTCGCTGGCCGCGTTCTACGCGGACGTCATCGCGCCGGGCGGCTTCAACGTCACGGTCATCGCGATGTCGGAGTTCGGCCGCAACGTGCGGGAGAACGCCAGCCAGGGCACCGACCATGGCCGCGGCACGGTGATGTTCGCGATGGGCAACAACATCGCGGGCGGCCGGGTGTTGACACAGAATTGGAAATCGCTCGACCACGCCAACCTCGAGGCCGGGCAGGACCTGGTCGTCGGAACGGACTATCGAGACATTCTGTCGGAGATCGTGCAGAACCGGCTGGGGAATCCGAACCTCGATTTCATCTTCCCGACGTGGCAAGCGAACATGCTCGGTGTGACGCGCTGA
- a CDS encoding DUF1800 domain-containing protein has translation MATPAPDIDRPIAEPSERTPLKHRRSFVFFGALAAATLLPKRLRAQGRSRRRKPIEPAAPVDTGVIEPSEDVAAFAEWDTGGLSRLIRRVTMGMTAGDVRQAEAMGWDGYLNHQLNYQRIDDSVVESAIAAKYPLMAQPSSVLRASSTNVNDVFNQLRESTIYRSAFSQRQLYQRMVEFWSDHFNQDIDKVQTLLVADQRDVIRKYAMSTFPQLLKASAHSASMMVYLDQNVSSSKAPNQNYAREIMELHTLGVDGGYTQNDVAELSRVLTGWTVNNSGDFVFNAALHDTGDKVFLGTTIKGASGAAGQQEGEQVLDMLVNHPSTARFIATKLLRWMVTPSPSDAQVGAIAAVYRATGGDIKAMLRAMLNDSWIPQAPMKLKRPFHFAVSAVRALTPTVFSFSAITTQLNTLGHLIFSWDTPDGFPDKLEYWAGNILPRWQFGTAMSQFNSTVTLAVDLTPYKAGSPANAVDLINQNFFGGEIPSVTSTALLNYAGTATLTDAKTRELIALAISANAFQWY, from the coding sequence ATGGCCACGCCAGCGCCGGACATCGACCGTCCGATCGCGGAACCGTCTGAACGGACGCCGCTGAAGCACCGCCGCTCCTTCGTTTTCTTCGGCGCTCTGGCCGCCGCGACACTGCTTCCGAAACGTCTCCGCGCGCAGGGTCGGTCGCGGCGGCGAAAGCCGATCGAGCCCGCGGCGCCCGTCGACACCGGCGTCATCGAGCCAAGCGAAGACGTCGCCGCCTTCGCCGAGTGGGACACGGGCGGACTGAGCCGCCTCATTCGCCGCGTGACGATGGGCATGACCGCGGGCGACGTGCGCCAGGCCGAGGCGATGGGCTGGGACGGCTACCTGAATCATCAACTCAATTATCAGCGCATCGACGACTCCGTGGTCGAGTCGGCGATCGCCGCCAAGTATCCGCTGATGGCGCAGCCGTCGAGCGTGCTGCGCGCGTCGTCGACGAACGTGAACGACGTCTTCAACCAGCTGCGCGAGTCTACCATCTACCGCTCGGCATTCTCGCAGCGGCAGTTGTATCAACGCATGGTCGAGTTCTGGTCGGATCATTTCAATCAGGACATCGACAAGGTGCAGACCCTGCTCGTCGCCGATCAGCGCGACGTCATTCGCAAGTACGCGATGTCGACGTTCCCGCAACTGCTCAAGGCGAGCGCGCATTCGGCGTCGATGATGGTGTATCTCGATCAGAACGTGAGCAGCTCGAAGGCCCCCAATCAGAACTACGCGCGCGAGATCATGGAGCTCCACACCCTCGGCGTCGACGGGGGCTACACGCAGAACGACGTCGCCGAGTTGTCACGCGTGCTCACGGGGTGGACGGTCAATAACTCGGGCGATTTCGTCTTCAATGCGGCGCTGCACGACACCGGCGACAAGGTTTTTCTCGGGACGACGATCAAGGGTGCGTCGGGCGCGGCCGGCCAGCAGGAAGGCGAGCAGGTGCTCGACATGCTGGTGAATCATCCGAGCACGGCGCGGTTCATCGCGACGAAGCTGCTGCGTTGGATGGTGACGCCCAGCCCGAGCGATGCGCAGGTGGGCGCGATCGCGGCGGTATATCGCGCGACGGGCGGCGACATCAAGGCGATGCTCCGCGCCATGCTCAACGACAGCTGGATTCCGCAGGCGCCGATGAAGCTCAAGCGGCCGTTCCATTTCGCGGTGTCGGCGGTGCGCGCGCTCACGCCGACCGTCTTCTCATTCTCCGCCATCACGACGCAGCTCAACACGCTCGGCCACCTGATTTTCTCGTGGGATACGCCGGACGGATTTCCCGACAAGCTCGAGTACTGGGCGGGCAACATTCTTCCCCGCTGGCAGTTCGGCACGGCGATGTCGCAGTTCAATTCCACGGTGACGCTGGCGGTGGACCTCACGCCCTACAAAGCCGGCTCGCCCGCGAACGCGGTCGATCTGATCAATCAGAACTTCTTTGGCGGCGAGATCCCGAGCGTCACGAGCACGGCGCTGCTCAACTACGCGGGCACGGCGACACTCACCGACGCGAAAACGCGCGAGCTGATCGCGTTGGCGATCAGCGCCAACGCGTTTCAGTGGTACTAG
- a CDS encoding surface-adhesin E family protein translates to MRILMLHTIASLAVAMPAAAHAQKPSKGWKEIGKTSAGNIVSFNPASVKKSKGITSATLQVTFTTPTTVGNDKWYLSRHEAMFDCAKHTIASKLNVYYGDPKATKVVKRDVIKIPGFGPAIGGSMAQVAMDYFCK, encoded by the coding sequence ATGCGAATCCTCATGCTTCACACCATCGCGTCGCTGGCGGTCGCCATGCCCGCCGCGGCGCACGCGCAAAAGCCGTCAAAGGGCTGGAAGGAGATCGGCAAGACGTCGGCCGGCAACATCGTTTCCTTCAATCCGGCGAGCGTGAAAAAATCGAAGGGCATCACGTCGGCCACGCTGCAGGTGACGTTCACCACGCCGACCACCGTCGGCAACGACAAGTGGTACCTGTCGCGCCACGAGGCGATGTTCGACTGCGCGAAGCACACGATCGCGTCGAAGTTGAACGTCTACTATGGCGATCCGAAGGCGACGAAGGTTGTCAAGCGCGACGTGATCAAGATTCCGGGATTTGGCCCGGCGATCGGCGGCTCGATGGCGCAGGTGGCGATGGATTACTTCTGTAAGTAG
- a CDS encoding DUF2779 domain-containing protein produces the protein MLSDYVLSKKTALAGLQCHKRLWWEINDNAAAELRESPAVQYRLREGTQVGALAREYVPGGLLIAGGNRSIAARLAETRAAMAMPNLRVIYEAAFLAGATLVFTDILERNGDGWNLIEVKASTSVSAAEHVPDIAIQAAVMRAAGVDVTRYEIMRLNRECEYPDLSNLFVREDVTADVRELLDGIDGALADLVRVAGESQVPDAATGDHCSKPRACPFTDRCWPELPRHHVSTLYRIGKKADTLVSQGYQTIDQLPDDVKLSAIGARQRRAVRQGDVVVERDALIRALSSLARPVAHLDFETVQPAIPRWTGCRPYDQIPVQLSCHVVDPDGRVRHHEWLFDGEGDPRPEAARAILAACRGARTVTAYFSTFERDCIRRVAVACPDDATELFAIAESLVDLLPIVRENVYHPEFHGSFSLKKVLPALVPELSYSGLAIAEGETAQLQLSRMIFERGAMSEEERRELRGALLEYCKLDTQAMVALEERLMRLAVIPSEARDLP, from the coding sequence GGTGGGAGATCAACGACAACGCCGCCGCGGAATTACGCGAGTCGCCGGCGGTACAGTACCGGCTGCGCGAGGGCACGCAGGTCGGCGCGCTCGCGCGCGAGTACGTGCCGGGTGGGCTGCTGATCGCGGGCGGCAATCGCAGCATCGCGGCGCGATTGGCCGAGACGCGCGCCGCGATGGCGATGCCGAATCTGCGCGTGATCTACGAGGCCGCGTTTCTCGCCGGCGCCACGCTCGTGTTCACCGACATTCTCGAGCGCAACGGCGACGGGTGGAATCTCATCGAGGTCAAGGCATCGACGTCGGTGAGCGCCGCCGAGCACGTGCCGGACATCGCTATTCAGGCAGCGGTGATGCGTGCCGCGGGCGTCGACGTGACGCGCTACGAGATCATGCGCCTCAATCGCGAGTGCGAGTATCCGGATCTCTCCAATCTGTTCGTGCGCGAGGACGTGACGGCTGACGTGCGCGAGCTGCTGGACGGGATCGACGGCGCGCTCGCCGATCTCGTGCGCGTCGCCGGCGAGTCACAGGTCCCCGACGCCGCGACGGGGGATCATTGCTCGAAACCGCGTGCGTGCCCGTTCACCGATCGCTGCTGGCCCGAGCTGCCGCGGCACCACGTGAGCACGCTGTATCGCATTGGCAAGAAGGCGGACACGCTCGTGTCGCAGGGGTATCAGACGATCGATCAACTGCCCGACGACGTGAAGCTCAGCGCGATCGGCGCGCGGCAGCGTCGTGCGGTGCGGCAGGGAGACGTCGTCGTCGAGCGCGACGCGCTCATTCGCGCGCTGTCATCACTCGCTCGGCCGGTGGCACATCTCGATTTCGAGACGGTGCAACCGGCCATTCCGCGCTGGACGGGCTGTCGTCCCTACGATCAGATCCCGGTTCAGCTGAGCTGCCACGTCGTTGATCCTGACGGCCGCGTGCGGCATCACGAATGGTTGTTCGACGGCGAGGGCGATCCGCGTCCGGAGGCGGCGCGCGCGATTCTCGCCGCGTGTCGCGGTGCGCGCACGGTCACGGCGTACTTCTCCACGTTCGAGCGGGATTGCATCCGTCGCGTTGCGGTCGCGTGCCCCGACGACGCGACGGAGTTGTTCGCCATCGCCGAGTCGCTGGTCGATCTTCTGCCGATCGTGCGCGAGAACGTCTATCATCCGGAGTTTCACGGCTCGTTCAGCCTGAAGAAAGTCTTGCCCGCGCTCGTCCCCGAGCTGTCCTACTCCGGACTGGCGATCGCCGAGGGCGAGACGGCGCAGCTCCAGCTCTCGCGCATGATCTTCGAGCGCGGCGCGATGAGCGAGGAGGAGCGCCGCGAGCTTCGCGGTGCGTTATTAGAGTATTGTAAACTCGATACGCAGGCGATGGTGGCGTTGGAGGAGCGTCTGATGCGACTGGCTGTCATCCCGAGTGAAGCGAGGGATCTGCCGTAG